A DNA window from Thalassospiraceae bacterium LMO-JJ14 contains the following coding sequences:
- a CDS encoding class I SAM-dependent DNA methyltransferase, with protein MVNGDDEKRLWAAADQLWANTGLKPSEFSGPVLGLIFLRYAEKKYAEAEAKLGQVGSGGRRKISKADYEAEGVIFLPAEARFSHLLSLTEGDNIGKAINDAMKAVEDENTDLKGALPRTYTQIENHVLVELLKLLAPVDLTGDAFGKVYEYFLGNFAMAEGQKGGVFYTPEAIVKLIVEIIEPYHGRIYDPACGSGGMFVHSAGFVERHHKTAMEEISIFGTEKDQITVNLNKMNLAIHGLSGNVIKANTFYEDPHEAVDKLGGRFDFIMANPPFNVSGVDKERLEGDLRFPYGLPRTDNANYLWISLFHAALNATGRAGFVMANSAGDARGSEADIRQKIIETGAVDVIVSVGPNFFYTVTLPCTLWFFDKGKVGKDNEDKVLFVDARHIFRQIDRAHRDFTPDQIEFLANIVRLYRGQEVELEQGSDNLLAEKGLNDGYVDVPGLCKIATRAEIEAQGWSLNSGRYVGAAAREAEDVDFTERLEELNEELEILNAEARELEAQIAENVVSVLEAALDG; from the coding sequence TTGGTCAACGGTGACGACGAGAAACGCCTTTGGGCGGCAGCGGATCAGCTATGGGCGAACACAGGCTTAAAGCCTAGTGAGTTCTCCGGCCCTGTCCTGGGCCTGATCTTTCTTCGCTATGCTGAGAAGAAGTATGCTGAAGCCGAGGCTAAGCTGGGGCAGGTCGGTTCCGGTGGTCGTCGCAAGATCAGCAAGGCTGACTACGAAGCCGAGGGGGTGATCTTCCTGCCAGCCGAAGCTCGCTTCTCTCATCTCCTCTCCCTCACCGAAGGCGACAACATCGGCAAGGCCATTAACGATGCCATGAAGGCTGTGGAGGACGAGAACACCGACCTCAAGGGCGCTCTGCCCCGCACCTACACCCAGATCGAGAACCACGTTCTGGTCGAACTTCTGAAACTGCTGGCCCCCGTGGACCTGACCGGGGACGCATTTGGTAAGGTCTACGAATACTTCCTTGGCAACTTTGCCATGGCCGAGGGCCAGAAAGGCGGCGTCTTCTACACCCCGGAAGCCATCGTGAAACTGATCGTAGAGATCATCGAGCCGTATCACGGGCGCATCTACGATCCGGCCTGTGGCTCCGGTGGTATGTTCGTCCACTCGGCTGGTTTCGTGGAACGCCACCACAAGACAGCGATGGAGGAAATCTCCATCTTCGGGACCGAGAAAGACCAGATCACCGTCAACCTGAACAAGATGAACCTCGCTATCCACGGGTTGTCGGGCAACGTGATCAAGGCCAACACCTTCTACGAAGACCCTCATGAAGCGGTGGACAAGCTGGGTGGCCGGTTCGACTTCATCATGGCCAACCCGCCGTTCAACGTCTCTGGCGTAGATAAAGAGCGTCTAGAGGGAGACCTACGATTCCCCTATGGGCTACCCCGAACAGACAATGCCAACTACCTGTGGATTAGCCTGTTCCATGCAGCCCTGAACGCAACGGGCCGGGCCGGGTTCGTCATGGCCAACTCAGCCGGTGATGCACGGGGCAGTGAGGCGGATATCCGTCAGAAGATCATCGAAACTGGCGCGGTGGACGTGATCGTCTCCGTCGGCCCCAACTTCTTCTACACCGTGACCCTGCCCTGCACCCTGTGGTTCTTCGACAAGGGCAAGGTCGGCAAGGACAACGAAGACAAGGTCCTGTTCGTCGATGCCCGGCACATCTTCCGCCAGATCGACCGGGCGCATCGCGATTTCACACCCGATCAGATCGAGTTCCTGGCCAACATCGTACGCCTTTACCGAGGGCAAGAGGTCGAACTGGAGCAGGGTAGTGACAACCTACTGGCGGAGAAGGGGCTGAATGATGGCTACGTGGATGTTCCCGGCCTCTGCAAGATCGCCACACGGGCGGAGATCGAAGCCCAGGGCTGGTCCCTCAACTCAGGGCGCTACGTTGGTGCAGCGGCGCGAGAAGCCGAGGACGTGGACTTCACTGAACGCTTGGAAGAACTGAACGAGGAACTGGAAATTCTCAACGCGGAAGCAAGGGAATTGGAAGCCCAGATCGCAGAAAACGTAGTCTCTGTGTTGGAGGCGGCTCTCGATGGCTGA
- a CDS encoding recombinase family protein produces MKAAIYIRVSTNDQNTENQRLVLEEAAKGAGWDIVEIYEDQGISGSKGRDHRPAFNRLYHDATRRKFDVAMAWSVDRLGRSLQDLVGFLSELHATNVDLYLHQQGIDTTTPAGKAMFQMMGVFAEFERSMIQDRVKAGLDRARANGIKLGRPALSDDLRNQILTAREAGRSLRSIAKQAGVSLGTVHGIVKSAAA; encoded by the coding sequence ATGAAAGCCGCCATTTACATTCGCGTTTCCACCAATGATCAAAACACCGAGAACCAGCGCCTCGTTCTTGAAGAAGCTGCCAAAGGTGCCGGATGGGATATCGTAGAGATATACGAGGACCAGGGCATATCCGGCTCAAAGGGCCGTGATCATCGCCCTGCCTTCAACCGACTCTATCACGATGCCACGCGACGGAAGTTCGATGTAGCGATGGCCTGGTCGGTTGACCGCCTTGGCCGGTCACTTCAAGACCTCGTCGGTTTCCTGAGCGAACTTCACGCGACCAATGTCGATCTCTACCTTCATCAACAAGGCATCGACACAACAACACCCGCAGGGAAGGCGATGTTTCAAATGATGGGTGTATTCGCCGAGTTTGAACGTTCCATGATCCAAGATCGCGTCAAAGCCGGACTGGATCGTGCTAGGGCCAACGGCATAAAGCTCGGACGCCCTGCCCTCTCGGATGACCTCCGAAACCAAATTCTAACTGCCAGAGAAGCAGGACGTAGTCTTCGCAGTATTGCGAAGCAGGCTGGCGTATCATTGGGTACCGTGCACGGCATCGTTAAAAGCGCAGCGGCATAG
- a CDS encoding ATP-binding protein, with product MENVQQIDFGSSEPGSKAEARLAALTMLAGATGTHTEFLQTALRALSIGLNSVIAGVGELSKDGTKINLICVIKDGEFMEPFTCERDGTACGEVYNPENSEAHVFCGNNLGGVFPVKGIEHDLGLQSYRAEGFHDLQGNTIGHVFVCDHRPIKEDDTDTAFFRLVSQRIGAEVTRWRADHAHQEQRFLLQTIVDNLPIPITLCDINGRYILANLKFEEWYGTPISDVIGKTAREALPIPDRDLVIREEMERLVLSTGEVRRREEAKTLADGSDHYVIVTKFPVYDRAGKIIAFGSTSTDITDRRENETELQNAKERAEMASRAKSEFLANMSHELRTPLNSIIGLSEVMLENIFGALNDKHREYVTDINVSGEHLLDVITDILDISKIEAGETDLEETALSIPDIVRSALRLAYTRTKDKRDWTAIEIPDGLPKLLADKRLLKQILVNLLTNAIKFTPDDGDVGISAKLDQDGGIVIRVIDSGIGISESDIPRALEPFGQVRNRSELTHGGTGLGLPLSRKFTELHGGSLSIQSAPQKGTTVIVAFPPERTIRD from the coding sequence ATGGAAAACGTGCAACAGATCGACTTCGGCTCAAGTGAGCCAGGAAGCAAGGCTGAAGCGCGACTTGCGGCATTAACCATGCTGGCGGGCGCCACCGGTACGCATACCGAGTTTCTGCAGACGGCTTTACGTGCGTTATCCATTGGTCTGAACAGCGTGATCGCCGGGGTTGGCGAACTCAGTAAAGACGGCACGAAGATCAACCTGATTTGTGTGATCAAAGATGGTGAGTTTATGGAGCCGTTTACTTGCGAAAGGGACGGGACAGCGTGTGGCGAAGTTTACAATCCAGAGAACAGTGAGGCGCATGTTTTTTGCGGTAATAACCTTGGTGGTGTCTTCCCCGTAAAAGGTATCGAACACGATCTGGGTTTGCAGAGCTATCGCGCCGAAGGCTTTCACGATCTGCAGGGAAACACGATCGGCCACGTCTTTGTCTGTGACCACAGACCGATTAAAGAAGACGATACGGACACAGCCTTCTTTCGCCTTGTCAGTCAGCGTATAGGCGCCGAGGTAACCCGTTGGCGCGCTGACCATGCACATCAGGAGCAACGCTTCCTGCTGCAGACGATTGTCGACAACCTGCCAATTCCGATCACCCTTTGTGACATAAATGGACGCTATATTCTGGCGAATTTGAAATTCGAGGAATGGTATGGCACGCCGATAAGCGATGTTATTGGCAAAACGGCGCGTGAGGCCCTGCCGATTCCTGACCGGGATTTGGTAATTCGCGAGGAGATGGAACGCCTCGTGCTTTCGACAGGCGAAGTTCGTCGCCGTGAAGAAGCCAAAACGCTTGCTGACGGCTCGGACCATTACGTGATTGTCACCAAGTTTCCGGTATATGACCGTGCCGGGAAAATAATTGCTTTCGGCTCGACATCGACGGACATCACGGACCGTCGCGAGAACGAAACCGAACTGCAAAACGCCAAAGAACGTGCCGAGATGGCGTCCCGGGCAAAAAGCGAATTTCTGGCGAACATGAGCCACGAATTACGAACGCCTTTGAATTCCATAATTGGACTGTCCGAAGTTATGCTGGAAAACATTTTTGGCGCGCTGAACGACAAGCACAGGGAATATGTTACCGATATCAATGTTTCCGGTGAGCATCTTCTGGATGTCATCACCGATATTCTGGATATATCCAAGATCGAGGCAGGGGAAACGGATCTCGAGGAAACGGCCCTCAGTATTCCAGACATCGTCCGCTCGGCCTTGCGGCTCGCCTATACCCGGACAAAAGACAAGCGAGATTGGACTGCTATCGAAATCCCCGACGGTCTGCCCAAGCTGCTAGCCGACAAGCGGTTATTGAAACAGATTTTGGTCAATCTGTTGACCAATGCGATCAAGTTCACACCTGATGACGGCGACGTCGGCATCAGCGCCAAGCTGGATCAGGACGGCGGCATCGTAATTCGTGTCATCGATAGCGGGATCGGCATTTCCGAGAGCGATATCCCCCGCGCACTTGAGCCTTTTGGCCAAGTGCGAAACCGCTCGGAACTGACCCATGGCGGCACCGGCCTTGGTTTGCCGCTTTCCAGGAAGTTCACGGAACTGCATGGCGGTTCGCTCAGCATTCAAAGCGCGCCGCAAAAAGGGACCACGGTCATCGTGGCTTTTCCGCCGGAACGCACCATCCGCGACTAA
- a CDS encoding WYL domain-containing protein gives MSLRYEKADNLLQLALEMQAARQGLSLPDIQERFDVGRRTAMRMRDAILRNFPQAIEVDTGEKTKRWRIPPGVLDRLVSFSADELADIESTITLLRANGQPDRAERLENLRGKLRALIPPDVARRTEPDIDALLEAEGFAMRPGPRPRVPGQVMVELRDAVKACLKTEIEYRNRRNGKLNTRLVHPYGFLFGHRNYLVAFHEHPKANDMALFSLSNIEGVRILEDYFVRDPAFRLSEFAARSFGVYQQDPYEVIWKFSPEAATTAAEFEFHPTQVLEPQEDGALIVRFWAASDLEMAWHLYMWGDKVEVLAPESLKQLVGNHRPTWPALP, from the coding sequence ATGAGCCTCAGATACGAAAAAGCCGACAACCTGTTACAGCTCGCCCTTGAAATGCAGGCGGCGCGGCAGGGCCTGTCGTTGCCGGATATTCAGGAGCGCTTCGACGTCGGCCGCCGCACGGCCATGCGCATGCGCGATGCGATTTTACGCAACTTCCCGCAAGCGATCGAGGTCGACACCGGCGAAAAGACCAAGCGCTGGCGCATCCCGCCGGGTGTGCTCGACCGTTTGGTCTCGTTTTCCGCCGACGAGCTGGCCGATATCGAAAGCACGATTACCCTGCTCCGTGCCAATGGTCAGCCGGACCGCGCGGAACGGCTGGAAAACCTGCGCGGCAAGCTGAGGGCGCTTATTCCCCCGGATGTCGCCAGACGCACCGAGCCGGATATAGACGCGCTTCTGGAAGCCGAAGGCTTTGCCATGCGCCCGGGCCCCCGGCCGCGGGTCCCCGGTCAGGTCATGGTGGAACTTCGCGATGCGGTGAAAGCGTGCCTCAAGACCGAGATCGAGTATCGCAACCGCAGGAACGGCAAACTGAATACGCGCCTTGTACACCCCTATGGTTTCCTGTTCGGCCACCGTAATTATCTCGTGGCTTTTCACGAACACCCGAAGGCCAATGACATGGCACTGTTCAGCCTCAGCAATATCGAAGGAGTCCGGATACTGGAAGACTATTTTGTCCGCGATCCGGCCTTCCGCCTTTCCGAGTTCGCAGCCCGGTCATTCGGCGTTTATCAGCAAGATCCATACGAAGTGATCTGGAAATTCTCACCCGAGGCGGCAACGACAGCCGCAGAGTTCGAATTTCACCCGACCCAGGTCCTTGAACCTCAGGAAGACGGCGCGCTGATCGTACGTTTTTGGGCGGCATCCGATCTTGAGATGGCTTGGCATCTGTATATGTGGGGAGACAAGGTCGAGGTCCTGGCCCCCGAAAGCCTAAAACAACTGGTCGGAAACCACCGGCCCACATGGCCAGCACTACCGTAA
- a CDS encoding creatininase family protein, with protein MRLQLMTWPEVETYLKRSTAVIMPIGSAEQHGPTGFIGTDALCPEIVAEKLAEEVDGVIAPTISVGMAQHHLGFPGSITLRPTTLIAVIGDMVTSLARHGFDRFYFVNGHGGNIATVKAAFDELYAESSMGTARHNRSGLRCVLRNWFECPSVHEIEAEAFGDANGSHATAGEVSLTYFGYPEDGARISSASKLSPEIAPRGSFYDCEDYRRRFPDGRIGSDPTLATAAIGERLRAAAVKDLAADYRNFLEAE; from the coding sequence ATGCGCTTGCAACTGATGACCTGGCCCGAGGTCGAAACCTACCTGAAGCGTTCTACGGCCGTGATCATGCCGATCGGTTCCGCCGAGCAGCATGGCCCGACCGGTTTCATCGGTACCGACGCCCTTTGCCCGGAGATCGTCGCTGAAAAGCTGGCCGAGGAAGTGGACGGGGTGATCGCGCCGACCATCAGCGTCGGCATGGCACAGCATCATCTGGGTTTTCCGGGGTCCATCACGCTCCGCCCGACGACCCTGATCGCCGTCATCGGCGACATGGTGACCTCGCTGGCCCGGCACGGTTTCGACCGGTTCTATTTCGTCAACGGTCACGGCGGCAACATCGCCACCGTCAAGGCGGCGTTCGACGAGTTATACGCGGAAAGCAGCATGGGGACCGCACGGCACAACCGAAGCGGTCTGCGCTGCGTGCTCAGGAACTGGTTCGAATGCCCGTCGGTGCATGAAATCGAAGCCGAGGCGTTCGGCGATGCCAACGGCTCGCATGCCACGGCAGGCGAAGTATCGCTGACCTATTTCGGGTATCCCGAAGATGGCGCGCGCATTTCCAGCGCATCGAAACTGTCGCCTGAAATCGCTCCGCGGGGAAGCTTCTATGACTGCGAAGATTATCGCCGTCGGTTCCCGGATGGGCGGATCGGCTCGGACCCGACGCTGGCGACAGCGGCCATCGGGGAGCGTCTGCGCGCTGCGGCGGTCAAGGATCTGGCCGCCGATTACCGGAATTTCCTAGAGGCCGAGTAA
- a CDS encoding alpha/beta hydrolase: MFILVHGAYHAGWCWQPLIERLRARGHDAIAPDLPGHAFADGWIGQQDMSNYINAIVDLIDKSEAPPVLLGHSMSGAVVAGAAELRPDKLEKVIFLAAYIPADGESVGDMVKTDPESHVKAGKIDVGGVTAISLGAGVLQDAFYNDATDEQLGWVEDRIQLQAAHTFRTPIALSDANFGRVRKAAIVCSGDRAISPAHQRWMAERAGCDPIVELDSGHSPFVTAADDLCEALLGL, translated from the coding sequence ATGTTTATTCTGGTTCACGGTGCCTATCACGCCGGCTGGTGCTGGCAGCCCCTGATCGAACGGTTACGCGCCCGCGGCCATGACGCTATCGCCCCGGATCTGCCGGGGCATGCTTTTGCCGACGGTTGGATCGGGCAGCAGGATATGTCCAATTATATCAATGCGATCGTCGACCTCATCGACAAATCAGAGGCCCCGCCGGTACTGCTCGGACATTCCATGAGCGGCGCCGTCGTTGCCGGGGCCGCCGAGCTTCGGCCCGATAAACTGGAAAAAGTGATATTCCTCGCCGCCTATATTCCGGCAGACGGCGAAAGTGTCGGCGACATGGTCAAAACCGATCCCGAATCGCATGTAAAAGCCGGCAAAATCGATGTCGGCGGCGTAACCGCAATCAGTCTCGGCGCCGGGGTTTTGCAAGACGCATTTTACAACGACGCGACGGACGAACAGCTCGGCTGGGTCGAGGACCGGATACAGCTTCAGGCTGCCCATACATTTCGCACCCCGATTGCGTTGAGTGACGCCAACTTCGGCCGCGTCCGCAAGGCCGCCATCGTTTGCAGCGGGGACCGTGCAATTTCGCCTGCGCACCAACGCTGGATGGCCGAGCGTGCCGGCTGCGATCCCATCGTTGAACTGGACAGCGGACACTCGCCGTTCGTAACGGCGGCGGATGACCTTTGCGAGGCGTTACTCGGCCTCTAG
- a CDS encoding 2-hydroxychromene-2-carboxylate isomerase has protein sequence MHVHWYFDVISPFSYLQFLRLDEVSKRCDLSLKPVLFAGLLNANGQKGPAEIPSKRLFTYRMVTWQAKKRGVPFTMPDAHPFNPIRALRLCIALGSTPEAVGSIFHAIWGEGHLPDSDAGWQAIQDRAGVADGDARIADPQVKQELIANGEQALAEGVFGVPSFAADGEVFWGDDALGFFSEWLDDKDLLESAEMRKLDNLPSSANRI, from the coding sequence ATGCACGTGCACTGGTATTTTGACGTTATTTCGCCATTCAGTTATCTGCAGTTCCTGCGTCTGGACGAGGTGTCGAAGCGTTGCGATCTCTCGCTCAAGCCGGTGCTGTTCGCCGGGCTTTTGAATGCCAACGGCCAAAAAGGACCGGCGGAAATTCCGTCAAAGCGATTGTTCACCTATCGTATGGTAACGTGGCAGGCCAAAAAACGCGGTGTGCCGTTTACCATGCCGGACGCACATCCGTTCAATCCGATCCGGGCGCTCAGATTATGCATTGCTCTGGGGTCGACACCTGAAGCCGTCGGCAGCATCTTCCATGCGATCTGGGGCGAGGGGCATTTGCCCGACAGCGATGCGGGTTGGCAGGCCATTCAGGACAGGGCGGGCGTTGCGGACGGCGATGCGCGGATTGCCGATCCTCAAGTGAAGCAGGAATTGATAGCCAACGGCGAACAGGCGTTGGCGGAGGGTGTCTTCGGCGTGCCGTCGTTCGCGGCGGATGGTGAAGTGTTCTGGGGCGACGATGCGCTCGGTTTCTTTTCCGAATGGCTCGATGACAAGGACCTGCTGGAATCCGCGGAAATGCGGAAACTCGATAATCTGCCGTCGAGCGCCAACAGGATCTAG
- the msrA gene encoding peptide-methionine (S)-S-oxide reductase MsrA, which produces MFGLFQKPTEIPKRTEALPGRAEAIQTATHHAVNGNPLKPPFPEGHETVLFGLGCFWGAERIFWQLPDVYVTAVGYAGGLTPNPTYEEVCTGRTGHNEVVLVVFDPKKVPFRKLMQTFWESHDPTQGMRQGNDVGTQYRSGVYVTSDDQRANAEETKKAYQKALRNYKYPAITTEILDAPEFYYAEDYHQQYLHKNPRGYCGLGGTGVRCG; this is translated from the coding sequence ATGTTCGGACTATTCCAGAAGCCGACCGAAATTCCGAAACGCACCGAAGCCCTGCCCGGTCGCGCCGAAGCCATCCAGACGGCAACACACCATGCCGTCAACGGGAACCCGTTAAAGCCGCCGTTTCCGGAAGGCCATGAAACGGTATTGTTCGGGCTGGGTTGCTTTTGGGGCGCGGAAAGAATTTTCTGGCAGTTGCCGGACGTTTACGTGACCGCCGTCGGCTACGCCGGTGGACTGACCCCGAACCCGACGTATGAAGAAGTCTGCACCGGGCGCACCGGCCACAATGAAGTTGTCCTGGTCGTCTTCGATCCGAAGAAAGTGCCGTTTCGCAAGCTGATGCAAACCTTCTGGGAATCCCATGACCCGACACAAGGCATGCGCCAGGGCAATGACGTCGGCACGCAATACCGGTCCGGCGTGTACGTGACGTCCGACGACCAGCGCGCCAACGCCGAGGAAACCAAAAAGGCCTACCAGAAGGCATTGCGGAATTACAAATATCCGGCAATCACGACGGAAATCCTGGACGCGCCGGAATTCTACTACGCCGAGGATTATCACCAGCAATATCTGCACAAGAACCCGCGCGGCTATTGCGGGCTCGGCGGCACCGGGGTGCGCTGCGGCTAG
- a CDS encoding Lrp/AsnC family transcriptional regulator, translated as MLDSIDHSIISSLQADGRISNVQLADKVGLSPSACLRRVQLLEERGIIAGYAAVIDAATLGWATHVIVSITLERQSEDYLSAFERAVADCPDVMECYLMAGDADYVLRLQARDAADYERIHKLYLSRLPGVARIQSSFALRQVVRRNGVHLDAH; from the coding sequence ATGCTTGATTCTATCGATCATTCCATCATTTCGTCTTTGCAAGCGGATGGCCGAATCAGCAATGTGCAGCTTGCCGACAAGGTTGGGCTTTCACCGTCCGCCTGCCTGCGCCGTGTGCAGCTCCTTGAAGAGCGCGGCATCATTGCCGGGTATGCTGCCGTGATCGATGCCGCGACACTTGGCTGGGCGACCCACGTCATCGTCTCGATAACCCTGGAGCGCCAGAGCGAGGATTATCTAAGCGCTTTCGAGCGCGCCGTTGCCGACTGCCCCGACGTGATGGAGTGTTATTTGATGGCCGGGGATGCCGACTACGTCTTGCGCCTGCAGGCCCGCGATGCGGCGGATTACGAACGTATCCACAAGCTCTACCTGTCGCGCTTGCCCGGTGTGGCGCGTATCCAATCCAGCTTCGCCCTCAGGCAGGTCGTGCGGCGTAACGGCGTACATCTGGATGCACACTAA
- the ald gene encoding alanine dehydrogenase translates to MLIGVPKEIKNNEFRVGLTPTSVREVVKHGHQVIVEKNCGIGIGRSDEDYRAQGADVIDSAEEIFQRADMIVKVKEPQPVERKMLREGQILFTYLHLAPDPEQTKDLVASGAICIAYETVTDARGRLPLLAPMSQVAGRMSVQAGAHCLERAQGGEGILIGGVPGVAAAKVVVIGGGVVGENAIQMAIGMGADVTVLDRNLDVLNHLAERFGPVLNTIYSTTAALEQHVLDADLVIGGVLVKGAAAPKLVTRQMVKEMKPGTVLVDVAIDQGGCFETSKATTHAEPTFVVDDVVHYCVANMPGAVPRTSTHALNNATLPYTLMLADRGYKDALLSSEHFLNGLNVIDGKITEDAVARDLGYTYVPPREALGS, encoded by the coding sequence TTGCTCATCGGGGTTCCCAAAGAGATCAAGAATAACGAATTCCGGGTTGGCCTGACGCCGACCAGCGTGCGCGAGGTCGTGAAACACGGCCACCAGGTCATTGTCGAGAAGAACTGCGGCATCGGCATCGGGCGCAGCGATGAAGATTATCGGGCCCAGGGTGCCGACGTCATCGACAGCGCCGAGGAAATCTTCCAGCGCGCCGACATGATCGTAAAGGTCAAGGAACCGCAGCCGGTGGAACGCAAGATGCTCCGCGAAGGGCAAATCCTGTTCACCTATCTGCATCTGGCCCCGGACCCCGAGCAAACGAAGGATCTGGTTGCAAGCGGTGCGATCTGTATCGCCTACGAAACAGTCACCGATGCCCGGGGGCGTTTACCGCTTCTGGCGCCGATGTCGCAGGTCGCCGGACGCATGTCGGTGCAGGCCGGGGCACACTGCCTCGAGCGGGCACAGGGCGGCGAGGGGATTCTGATCGGCGGCGTGCCGGGTGTGGCCGCTGCCAAGGTCGTCGTTATCGGCGGGGGCGTGGTCGGCGAGAATGCGATCCAGATGGCCATCGGCATGGGCGCCGATGTGACCGTGCTCGACCGGAATCTGGACGTCCTGAATCATCTGGCCGAGCGCTTCGGACCGGTTCTGAATACCATCTATTCGACGACGGCCGCGCTTGAGCAGCATGTGCTTGATGCCGATCTGGTTATCGGCGGCGTGCTCGTCAAAGGCGCCGCCGCACCGAAACTGGTGACACGCCAGATGGTCAAGGAAATGAAGCCCGGAACCGTGCTCGTCGATGTCGCCATCGATCAGGGCGGTTGCTTTGAAACATCGAAGGCAACCACGCACGCAGAGCCGACATTCGTCGTCGATGATGTCGTTCATTATTGCGTCGCCAACATGCCGGGCGCGGTGCCGCGCACTTCGACTCATGCGCTGAACAACGCAACGCTGCCCTACACGCTGATGCTGGCGGACAGGGGCTACAAGGATGCGCTGTTGTCGAGCGAGCATTTCCTCAACGGCCTGAACGTGATCGACGGCAAGATCACCGAGGACGCCGTGGCCAGGGACCTGGGATACACATACGTGCCGCCGCGTGAAGCCCTCGGCAGCTGA
- a CDS encoding MoaD/ThiS family protein, protein MIQVGFQLVSIDATEYKGLGRDGLGEIPLKDGGTLAEAMSMIGMKPELGFMTLVNGDPVAPENRTAKTLNDGDQIVVFPPIEGG, encoded by the coding sequence GTGATCCAGGTCGGCTTCCAGCTCGTTTCCATCGATGCCACCGAGTACAAGGGGCTCGGCCGTGACGGCCTTGGCGAAATCCCCCTGAAGGATGGCGGCACCCTGGCCGAAGCCATGTCCATGATCGGCATGAAACCGGAACTCGGCTTCATGACACTGGTCAACGGCGATCCGGTGGCCCCCGAAAACCGCACGGCAAAGACGCTGAACGACGGCGATCAGATTGTCGTCTTCCCGCCGATCGAAGGCGGGTAA